One Patescibacteria group bacterium DNA segment encodes these proteins:
- the fusA gene encoding elongation factor G, whose product MPRAYPLQRVRNIGIIAHIDAGKTTVTERILFYTGKKHKIGEVHEGEAEMDWMDQEKERGITITSAATTCFWTPKGKDKKEDECRINIIDTPGHVDFTAEVERSLRVLDGGVTVFDGVAGVEPQSETVWHQADKYEVPRICFINKLDRMGADFYKDLESIHERLTKKARPLQLPIGTEANFVGIIDLLEQKARIYKDDLGQEIVDEEIPADMKDQVEKYRSELLEAIAENDEHLMERFLNGEEVSIEDWKQVLRKAVIANEIVPVLCGSALKNKGVQFLLDAVCEYLPSPLDVPAVEGFDPKNKETKITIKADDKEPFAALAFKVATDPFVGTLTFFRVYSGVLEGGSYAQNTTSGERERIGRILRMHANHREDVKEVYAGEIAAAVGLKNTSTGHTLCAPEHPIVLESITFPEPVISIAIEPKTKVDQEKMGLALQKLAQEDPTFKIKTDEETMQTIISGMGELHLDILVERMKREFKVEANVGQPQVAYKETITKLAEVEGKYIHQSGGRGQYGHCYLRLEPKERGEGFEFSDEIKGGSIPKEYIPAIQKGVKEAMDNGALAGYPIVDMKVTVYDGSFHEVDSSEAAFKIAGARAIRSGAKKAGIVLLEPIMKVDAVTPEQFMGDVIGDLNSKRAQIDEMNDRGNVKVISAHVPLASMFGYATQLRSMTQGRASYSMEFSNYQEVPKNVTEEIVAGRMEGEGKRA is encoded by the coding sequence ATGCCCCGAGCCTACCCCCTACAACGCGTCCGAAACATCGGAATAATCGCCCACATAGACGCCGGTAAAACCACCGTCACCGAGCGGATTCTTTTTTATACTGGCAAAAAACATAAGATTGGGGAGGTGCATGAAGGCGAGGCTGAAATGGACTGGATGGACCAGGAAAAAGAACGGGGGATTACGATTACTTCCGCGGCCACAACTTGCTTTTGGACGCCAAAAGGCAAGGATAAAAAAGAAGATGAGTGTCGGATTAATATTATTGATACTCCCGGTCATGTGGACTTTACAGCCGAAGTAGAACGGTCTTTGCGGGTTTTAGACGGCGGAGTGACTGTTTTTGATGGCGTAGCTGGAGTGGAACCCCAAAGTGAAACTGTTTGGCATCAGGCGGATAAATATGAGGTGCCGCGGATTTGTTTTATTAATAAGTTAGACCGGATGGGCGCGGATTTTTATAAAGATTTAGAATCAATCCATGAAAGGTTGACTAAAAAAGCCCGTCCTTTGCAACTGCCGATTGGCACGGAAGCTAACTTTGTGGGCATTATAGATTTGTTAGAGCAAAAGGCCCGGATTTATAAAGATGACTTGGGTCAAGAAATTGTTGATGAAGAAATACCGGCGGACATGAAAGATCAGGTTGAAAAATATCGGAGTGAGTTATTGGAAGCCATTGCGGAAAATGATGAACATCTGATGGAGAGGTTTTTGAATGGTGAAGAAGTGTCAATTGAGGACTGGAAACAGGTGTTGCGAAAAGCAGTGATTGCTAATGAGATTGTGCCGGTTTTGTGCGGTTCAGCTTTAAAAAACAAAGGCGTGCAGTTTTTATTGGACGCTGTTTGCGAATATCTGCCCTCGCCCTTGGATGTGCCAGCGGTTGAGGGTTTTGACCCCAAAAATAAAGAGACAAAGATAACCATAAAAGCCGATGACAAAGAGCCATTTGCCGCCCTGGCTTTTAAGGTAGCCACTGATCCTTTCGTTGGCACTTTAACATTTTTTAGGGTTTATTCAGGGGTTTTAGAAGGGGGTTCTTATGCCCAAAATACAACTAGCGGGGAAAGAGAGCGGATTGGCCGGATTTTGCGGATGCATGCTAATCATCGGGAAGATGTTAAAGAGGTTTATGCCGGAGAGATTGCCGCGGCTGTGGGTTTAAAAAATACTTCTACTGGCCATACTTTGTGCGCTCCGGAACATCCGATTGTTTTGGAGTCAATCACGTTTCCAGAACCCGTGATTTCTATCGCCATAGAGCCCAAGACTAAGGTGGACCAGGAAAAAATGGGTTTGGCTTTACAGAAATTAGCCCAAGAGGATCCGACTTTTAAAATCAAAACAGATGAAGAAACTATGCAAACAATTATTTCCGGCATGGGCGAGTTGCATTTAGATATTCTGGTAGAAAGAATGAAGCGGGAATTTAAAGTGGAGGCCAATGTGGGTCAGCCCCAGGTAGCGTATAAAGAAACCATTACCAAATTAGCTGAAGTAGAGGGTAAATATATTCATCAATCTGGCGGCCGAGGCCAGTATGGCCATTGTTATCTGCGCTTAGAACCCAAAGAGCGGGGCGAGGGTTTTGAATTTTCTGATGAAATAAAAGGCGGGTCTATTCCTAAAGAATACATTCCCGCGATTCAAAAAGGCGTTAAAGAAGCCATGGATAATGGGGCTCTTGCTGGTTATCCAATCGTGGATATGAAAGTAACAGTCTATGATGGTTCTTTTCATGAGGTTGATTCTTCAGAGGCGGCTTTTAAAATCGCTGGGGCCCGGGCGATTCGCAGCGGCGCTAAAAAAGCTGGCATAGTCTTGCTCGAGCCGATTATGAAAGTTGATGCAGTTACCCCAGAACAATTTATGGGTGATGTTATTGGCGACCTAAATTCCAAACGCGCTCAAATAGACGAGATGAATGACAGGGGTAATGTTAAAGTAATCAGCGCTCATGTGCCTTTGGCTTCAATGTTTGGTTATGCTACCCAATTACGGTCTATGACCCAAGGACGGGCTTCTTATTCAATGGAGTTTTCTAATTATCAGGAAGTGCCGAAGAATGTGACAGAAGAGATCGTTGCTGGGAGGATGGAGGGGGAGGGGAAGAGGGCGTAG